The Natrinema caseinilyticum genomic sequence CGTTCCCGCGTCCGCACAGCGAGCCGCGAACGCCTCGAGCGTCTCCAACTCGACCGCGTCCCCGGTCGGATTGTTCGGCCGACAGACGACCGCGAGCGAGCAGGGCTCGAGGAGTGCGTGACCGACCCGACACAGTTCGTCGTACCGAACGAACCGCGGCTTCGCGCCCTGGAGTCTCACTTCGCGAGCGTACTCGCCGAAGCTGGGGTACGGGACCAGCGCCTCGTCGCCCGGCTCGAGGGACGTCTCCATCGCCAGCCGGATCGCAGCCAGTCCGCCGGGCGTCGGGCTCACCTGCGCCGGATCGCAGCCGACGAAGTCGGCCGCAGCGGCACGGAAATCGGGGTAACCGTCGTCCGGATAGCGACGGGCGTCCTCGAGTGCGGCCGTGTACGCGTCGTCGACACCCGCCGGAACGCGGGGATTGGTGTTGGCGGAAAAATCCACCAGCGCCCGGTCGGGTTCGCCGCCGTGAGGCACTCGGCGTCCGGCTCGGATCGAGTCAGGGTCCACGGTCGTCCCCCGCACGGGCGCCTCCGTCGTCTGCCGCGCCCGACCCGTCCGCAACCGCGGCGTCGGCCACTCCCGTCGCCGCCGTCGCTGATTCGCCGCCGTGCGCTCCGTCGGGTGCGTCACGTCCGGGTTCGGCATCGATCCCGAGTCGGGCACAGACCGCCTCGAACCGATCTCGAACCTCGCTCATCCGGCCGTCCGGAACGAGCGAGAGCGCGCCGCCCATCGCGACCCCCTCTTTCGCCTCGCCGGCGCAGTATCGGTCCATCGCGACGTGTTCTCGCTCGTCGAAGCCGGGGTCCGTAACGGTGAGGGCGCAGTCGAACCGCTCGCACGCGTCCGCGAGTCGGTCACCCTGTTCGGCCGCGACGAACGACGTCGTCGCGATCGAAAGTGGCGCGTCGATTCCGGCGTGGCGTACGATCGCGGCGACGGCGACCATCTGGGTCCCGCCGGCCAGTGTCACCTCGATTCCGGCCTCGAGCGCGCCGGCCGTGAGTCCGGCGACGGCCGGTTGGACGGGATCACCGACGGCTGCGACCGCCTCGAAGGGCGCGCCGTCGCAATCGCCCGCCTCGAGATCGCTCGCCGCCAGGGCCTCGTCGACGACTCGGCGCTTGCGCTCGATCGGATTCTCCGGGAGCGACGAGGAGACGCCGCCCGGCTCGCCGAGCGCGGTGAGGACGCCGAGCGCGGTAGTCGTGCCGCCGGGGACCGTTTCACCGATCAGGAGTTCGTCGTCGGGGAGGCTCGTTCCGTAGTCGTACGCGCGATCGAACGTCGCGTCAGCGTCCGGAACGGCGACCGCTTCTCGAACGTCCGTGCCGGGACGCACGTCGAGGTCGACCGTCGGCGCGGCCGTCGACCGAGAGAGTCCCGCGTCGATCACCGCGACATCGAACCCGACGACCTCCCGAACGGCGCGCGTCACGGCCGCGGGCGTCGGACAGCCGTTCGGACTCACCGGGGTCACCGGAGATGCGACCGGCTCGCCGTAGGCGAGGATTTCGACGTCCGCGGACGGCGTGTGCGCCATCAATTCGGGCGCGGCACCGGCAGCGCTGATGCCGTCGATCAGCGCCGTTTCCGTCGTCCCCGCGGGAAGGAGGATCCGCATCGTCAGCGCCCCTCCGCGCGCCGGTCCCGGAGTCGGCGGGCCGCAATTCGCGCGTCTTCGAGTCGGTTCACGTTCACCGCGAGTCGTGGGTCGTAATAGACGTCGGTCATAGTCGTGACAGTGGATGCGTCGGTCGTCGAATCCCCAGCGTCGGTCGTCGGATCGTCGGCGTCGCCCCTCGAATCGGCCGGGGCGCCGACGACGTTGACCCCGGTGGGGGCGAGGTGGTCGTCGGGCTCGAGTCGCGCGTCGATGCTGACCCCGAGTCGCCGTTTGAGGGCCACCGGAACGCAGACGGTCCGCGAGCCGTCCCCATCGCCGTGGGCCGCGAGTATCCGGTCGACGACGGGTGCCTCGAGCAGCGGGACGTCCGCGGCGACGGTCAGGATCGGCGGCGATATCTCGGATCGCTCGAGAACTGCCAGCAGGTCGGTCACGTATCCGTCTCCGGTCGTCTCGATCGTCTGGACGCCGTCGGTACGCTCGAGACGAGCGCGCGTCGCCGGCGCGTTCGGCGAGACGGCGGCGAAGATCGTCTCGGCCTCGCTCCCCCGGAGCGCCGCCAGTACTCGATCGACCATCCCCGTCCCGTCGATCGGGTACAGCGGCTTCTCGTGCGGGCTCTCGAGGCGAGTTCCCGCTCCGCCGCACATCACAACAGCGTCCACGCGATCACCCCCGCGTGCAGGCCGGCGACGCGACCGATCTCGTTCGCCGCGCCGAATATGTCGCCGCTTATCCCCCCGAGGTGGCGATTCGCCAGGGACCACGGCAGTCCGGTACCCGCGACCCCACCACAGATCGCGATCGCTGCGACGGGATCGGGCCAGGTGAGCGCGACGCCGGGGAGGGCGACGACCGCGGGTGCGAGAAACGAACGGGGCGTGGACGCCGAGGTGAACCCCTTTCCCATCCCCTCGTACCCGCTCGCTCCGAAGCAGGCCATCGCGGCCATGCCGAGTTTCGCCCCCACCTCGGCGCCGACCGCGACGCCGACCGCCGCGCGGACCGGGAGTCCGGCCAGTCCGAGCCCGGCGAGTGCGAGGGCGGCGACGGTGACAGCCACCGAAAGCAACGCGCCGACGCCGGTCGTCGTGTCCTTCAGCACCTCGCGGCGACGCTCTCCGTCGCCGTGGACGAC encodes the following:
- the cobT gene encoding nicotinate mononucleotide-dependent phosphoribosyltransferase CobT is translated as MRILLPAGTTETALIDGISAAGAAPELMAHTPSADVEILAYGEPVASPVTPVSPNGCPTPAAVTRAVREVVGFDVAVIDAGLSRSTAAPTVDLDVRPGTDVREAVAVPDADATFDRAYDYGTSLPDDELLIGETVPGGTTTALGVLTALGEPGGVSSSLPENPIERKRRVVDEALAASDLEAGDCDGAPFEAVAAVGDPVQPAVAGLTAGALEAGIEVTLAGGTQMVAVAAIVRHAGIDAPLSIATTSFVAAEQGDRLADACERFDCALTVTDPGFDEREHVAMDRYCAGEAKEGVAMGGALSLVPDGRMSEVRDRFEAVCARLGIDAEPGRDAPDGAHGGESATAATGVADAAVADGSGAADDGGARAGDDRGP
- a CDS encoding NTP transferase domain-containing protein, with translation MCGGAGTRLESPHEKPLYPIDGTGMVDRVLAALRGSEAETIFAAVSPNAPATRARLERTDGVQTIETTGDGYVTDLLAVLERSEISPPILTVAADVPLLEAPVVDRILAAHGDGDGSRTVCVPVALKRRLGVSIDARLEPDDHLAPTGVNVVGAPADSRGDADDPTTDAGDSTTDASTVTTMTDVYYDPRLAVNVNRLEDARIAARRLRDRRAEGR
- the cobS gene encoding adenosylcobinamide-GDP ribazoletransferase is translated as MTAVDRWIAAVRGAAGFLTRLPVGYRDGDWDAFRTTPAAFPVVGFVAGALAGVALLAVESLPAPTVAFGYLLAVYAVTGIHHVDGIADLGDALVVHGDGERRREVLKDTTTGVGALLSVAVTVAALALAGLGLAGLPVRAAVGVAVGAEVGAKLGMAAMACFGASGYEGMGKGFTSASTPRSFLAPAVVALPGVALTWPDPVAAIAICGGVAGTGLPWSLANRHLGGISGDIFGAANEIGRVAGLHAGVIAWTLL